From a single Microbacterium murale genomic region:
- a CDS encoding carbohydrate ABC transporter permease, translating into MSSLGELRTIARSRRAGSGRVKEKYPDNKAALVFLLPWLVGLLGLTIGPIIASLYLSFTDYNLLQPPVWSGLSNFFEMFGDARFWNSVRVTMIYVFVGVPLQLALALGLAILLDKGMRGLSFYRSIFYLPSLLGGSVAIAILWRQVFGKDGIVNGFLAWFGIDGPGWIGHPDFALGTLIVLHIWTFGSPMVIFLAGLRQIPEMYYEAASMDGAGRIRQFFAITFPLLTPVIFFNLVLQIIFAFQSFTQAYVVSGGTGGPSDSTMFFTLLLYKEAFTELDMGYASAMSWFLLVVIAAFTAFNFWLSKYWVFYDD; encoded by the coding sequence GTGAGCAGTCTCGGCGAACTTCGCACCATAGCGCGTTCTCGACGCGCCGGAAGTGGGCGCGTCAAAGAGAAGTACCCCGACAACAAGGCGGCGCTGGTATTCCTGCTGCCCTGGCTCGTGGGGCTTCTGGGCCTCACGATCGGTCCGATCATCGCCTCCCTCTACCTGTCGTTCACCGACTACAACCTTCTGCAGCCCCCGGTCTGGTCGGGCCTGAGCAACTTCTTCGAGATGTTCGGCGACGCCCGGTTCTGGAACTCGGTCCGCGTCACGATGATCTACGTCTTCGTCGGTGTCCCTCTGCAGCTCGCCCTGGCACTCGGCCTGGCGATCCTGCTGGACAAGGGCATGCGCGGGCTCTCGTTCTACCGTTCGATCTTCTATCTGCCCTCGCTCCTCGGCGGATCCGTGGCGATCGCGATCCTGTGGCGTCAGGTCTTCGGCAAGGACGGCATCGTCAACGGCTTCCTCGCGTGGTTCGGCATCGACGGTCCTGGGTGGATCGGGCATCCGGACTTCGCACTCGGCACGCTCATCGTGCTGCACATCTGGACGTTCGGCTCGCCGATGGTGATCTTCCTCGCCGGCCTTCGCCAGATCCCGGAGATGTACTACGAAGCGGCGTCGATGGACGGCGCCGGCCGGATCCGTCAGTTCTTCGCCATCACCTTCCCGCTGCTGACCCCGGTCATCTTCTTCAACCTCGTGCTGCAGATCATCTTCGCGTTCCAGTCGTTCACGCAGGCCTACGTGGTCTCGGGAGGGACCGGCGGGCCGAGCGATTCGACGATGTTCTTCACGCTTCTGCTCTACAAGGAGGCCTTCACCGAACTCGACATGGGGTACGCATCCGCGATGTCCTGGTTCCTGCTCGTCGTGATCGCCGCCTTCACCGCGTTCAACTTCTGGCTTTCGAAGTATTGGGTGTTCTATGACGACTGA
- a CDS encoding HpcH/HpaI aldolase family protein produces MPLPLNPAPSFRDRLTASGRPLVGAWICSGSPIAAEIVAGSGLDWTLIDGEHSPIGLESTLSLLQAVAPYPITPVVRMPSADATLIKQFLDLGAQNLLVPMVNSAEEAAAAVAATRYPPLGTRGVGSALARAARFNRIENYLQRAHEITSLTVQVETEAAVRNAGAIAAVEGVDAVFIGPSDLAASMGLLGQQEHPDVIAAVERTITAVREAGKPVGVNAFAPATARRYLDAGASFVLVAADVSILARATEKLAADWIPEEGVSARQSY; encoded by the coding sequence ATGCCGCTTCCTCTGAACCCCGCGCCGTCGTTCCGCGACCGGCTCACGGCGTCGGGACGACCATTGGTCGGCGCGTGGATCTGCTCGGGAAGCCCGATCGCCGCAGAGATCGTCGCGGGCTCCGGTCTCGACTGGACGCTGATCGACGGCGAGCACAGTCCTATCGGACTGGAGTCCACCCTCTCGCTGCTGCAGGCCGTCGCACCGTACCCGATCACCCCGGTGGTGCGGATGCCTTCGGCGGACGCGACGCTGATCAAGCAGTTCCTCGACCTCGGGGCGCAGAATCTGCTCGTGCCGATGGTGAATTCCGCAGAGGAGGCGGCAGCCGCTGTCGCCGCCACGCGCTATCCGCCGCTCGGTACCAGAGGGGTCGGCAGCGCGCTGGCGCGTGCTGCACGATTCAACCGCATCGAGAACTACCTGCAGCGTGCACACGAGATCACCTCGCTCACCGTGCAGGTGGAGACGGAAGCTGCGGTCCGCAACGCCGGCGCGATCGCCGCAGTCGAAGGAGTCGACGCGGTGTTCATCGGCCCGAGCGACCTCGCTGCATCCATGGGACTGCTCGGCCAACAGGAGCATCCGGACGTCATCGCCGCCGTCGAGCGGACGATCACCGCTGTGCGCGAAGCCGGGAAGCCGGTTGGCGTCAACGCGTTCGCACCGGCGACCGCGCGCCGCTACCTCGACGCCGGCGCTTCCTTCGTTCTCGTCGCCGCCGACGTGTCGATCCTGGCCCGTGCCACCGAGAAGCTCGCAGCCGACTGGATCCCCGAGGAGGGTGTCTCCGCGCGGCAGAGCTACTGA
- a CDS encoding NAD-dependent epimerase/dehydratase family protein: MKAGDRVIVTGGAGRLGRSVVRALADAGYEVVSIDRATAPDLPAEQREVDLLDPAATRSAFAQLAPVAVVHLAAIAVPGALPDPEVFDVNTRLAWNVLEATVAAGAGALLVASSPTVIGYGSPSGWSPSYLPLDEQHPLAPWNGYAVSKVAIEQIVRMAVRRNGDTMRFGTFRPCYVIAPEEWEGAQTQQGHTVAERLADPTLSAVALFNYIDARDAGDFVRSWLEHASDIPNGEVFFVGAPDSLLDSPTGPALAALVPGTSEQAASLPSDAAVFSSARAERLLGWRARHTWRSELRDAATSITPIDHPQESSRA, encoded by the coding sequence GTGAAGGCCGGCGATCGCGTCATCGTCACCGGCGGCGCCGGACGGCTCGGACGCAGCGTCGTACGCGCACTGGCGGACGCCGGATACGAGGTAGTCTCCATCGACAGGGCGACGGCGCCCGACCTTCCCGCCGAGCAGCGAGAGGTAGACCTCCTCGATCCAGCCGCCACGCGATCCGCGTTCGCGCAGCTCGCGCCCGTCGCCGTCGTCCATCTCGCGGCCATCGCGGTACCGGGCGCGTTGCCAGACCCAGAGGTGTTCGACGTCAACACGCGCCTGGCTTGGAACGTGCTGGAGGCGACCGTGGCTGCCGGCGCAGGCGCGCTGCTCGTCGCTTCCAGTCCGACCGTGATCGGCTACGGTTCGCCATCGGGCTGGAGTCCGTCGTATCTGCCGCTGGACGAGCAGCATCCGCTCGCCCCCTGGAACGGCTACGCAGTCTCCAAGGTGGCGATCGAGCAGATCGTCCGGATGGCCGTGCGCCGCAACGGCGACACCATGCGCTTCGGCACCTTCCGCCCCTGTTACGTCATAGCTCCTGAGGAATGGGAAGGCGCGCAGACGCAGCAGGGCCACACCGTCGCCGAGCGTCTCGCCGATCCGACGCTCTCCGCAGTAGCGCTGTTCAACTACATTGATGCCCGCGACGCCGGCGACTTCGTGCGCAGCTGGCTCGAGCACGCATCGGACATCCCGAACGGGGAGGTGTTCTTCGTCGGCGCTCCGGACTCGCTGCTGGATTCACCCACAGGTCCCGCTCTGGCGGCCCTCGTGCCCGGCACGTCCGAGCAGGCGGCGAGTCTGCCGAGCGACGCCGCGGTCTTCTCATCGGCGCGCGCGGAGCGGCTGCTCGGCTGGCGTGCGCGGCACACCTGGCGCAGCGAACTCCGCGACGCCGCGACATCCATCACCCCGATCGATCATCCGCAGGAGTCCTCCCGTGCCTGA
- a CDS encoding M24 family metallopeptidase, with product MLSHTGTYAGTCSVTPTADRAAKHDRLVRILDEHGADSMTLSRPENLSWYFDGARTAVPLGGAPVFSAVIHRDGAAVVTALENEAERLATEEIGGAEVRAVPWFTDLTTIAPESLRDTDAVAALRQARAALLPVERERYRVLGRDAAAAMTHVLQQCHPRMPEYEVAAELAHAVLSTGAEPSVILIAGAARCGIQHPLPTSAAIGDRVMVVLTAKRFGLHMSLTRWARFTGAETAAEIAIREVEADVFAATRPGRELREVLDDIATAYATHGLGTADRPAWREHHQGGPTGYLGRDPKADPTTTTLVAAGGAFAWNPWTPHAKVEDTVIVDADGVDILSVDPVWPTVDVRGLRRPAALDLS from the coding sequence GTGCTGAGCCACACAGGTACGTACGCCGGAACCTGTTCGGTGACCCCCACCGCAGATCGTGCGGCGAAGCACGATCGCCTCGTCAGGATCCTCGACGAGCACGGGGCCGATTCGATGACCCTGTCCCGCCCGGAGAACCTCTCCTGGTACTTCGACGGCGCGCGCACCGCGGTACCCCTCGGGGGCGCGCCGGTGTTCTCCGCAGTGATCCACCGCGACGGTGCTGCCGTGGTCACGGCGCTCGAGAACGAGGCGGAGCGACTCGCCACGGAGGAGATCGGCGGTGCCGAGGTCCGTGCCGTCCCGTGGTTCACCGACCTCACCACGATCGCACCGGAAAGCCTCCGAGACACGGATGCCGTGGCAGCACTGCGTCAGGCCCGCGCCGCGCTCCTGCCGGTCGAGCGCGAGCGGTACCGCGTGCTCGGACGCGACGCCGCGGCGGCGATGACGCACGTGCTGCAGCAGTGCCACCCCCGGATGCCCGAGTACGAAGTGGCTGCTGAGCTCGCGCACGCCGTCCTCTCCACGGGCGCGGAGCCGTCGGTGATCCTCATCGCCGGGGCGGCGCGCTGCGGCATCCAGCATCCGCTGCCGACATCGGCCGCGATCGGCGACCGCGTCATGGTCGTCCTCACCGCGAAGCGCTTCGGCCTGCATATGAGCCTGACGCGGTGGGCACGATTCACCGGCGCGGAGACCGCAGCCGAGATCGCCATCCGCGAGGTCGAGGCCGATGTCTTCGCCGCGACGCGACCAGGACGCGAGCTGCGCGAGGTTCTCGACGACATCGCGACCGCGTACGCCACTCATGGCCTCGGAACAGCCGATCGGCCCGCGTGGCGCGAGCATCATCAGGGTGGCCCCACCGGCTACCTCGGCAGGGATCCCAAGGCCGATCCCACCACGACGACGCTCGTCGCCGCAGGCGGGGCCTTCGCGTGGAATCCCTGGACCCCGCACGCGAAGGTCGAGGACACGGTCATCGTCGACGCGGACGGTGTCGACATCCTCTCCGTCGATCCGGTGTGGCCGACCGTCGACGTCCGGGGGCTCCGCCGCCCCGCAGCCCTCGACCTCTCCTGA
- a CDS encoding MGH1-like glycoside hydrolase domain-containing protein: MTEDSRARALRRLRASEPAASADIAGSPLGIELAASSVRFVALGGPLEERWHTALAELDRCIRPLAGSAPVLNEGGVYHGSWLESTGTINVEVLGRFAPQIAKATLLLFAEHQRDDGMIPYKVTADGAGFSQIQIVTPLARVVWRHFASTGDRELLQTMYPVMVRYDSWLARYRDSRGTGAVEAFCTFDTGHDLSPRFWFAPDRAFRADAREYDPAASGIPYAAPDLTANVACQRTYLGLIAEELGEDGQAWRDAAQASLEALHEQCFHEDDGFYYDRDRSGRHVRIQTDVLARVLACEVGDESFFAASLRRYLMNTGKFLAHYGFTTVAMDDPRFDHDSSRNSWGGPVNFLAQLRAPDAFERHGHVAELALTSSPVLAALAVADRFPQCLDPWSGAAGYTEVYSPSILWFLDAVERHSGVLVRPDGEIWFSGLAPTRLDHGAAAEAVGYARTVHGVEWELVADDDLVEVFRDGAPAFSFPRGWRVVTDEGGDVRAVIGLTAQPVAGELSLPSGTIALSVAPNERVAFAGGVPSERVEVEFVGPVFA; this comes from the coding sequence ATGACCGAGGACTCACGGGCGCGGGCCCTTCGACGGCTGAGAGCCTCAGAGCCGGCCGCGAGCGCGGACATCGCGGGATCGCCGCTCGGCATCGAGCTGGCGGCATCCTCCGTGCGGTTCGTCGCACTCGGCGGTCCGCTGGAGGAGCGCTGGCACACTGCGCTCGCCGAGCTCGACCGCTGCATCCGGCCGCTCGCCGGCAGCGCTCCGGTGCTCAACGAAGGCGGCGTCTACCACGGTTCGTGGCTCGAGAGCACGGGGACGATCAACGTCGAGGTGCTCGGGCGGTTCGCGCCGCAGATCGCCAAGGCCACGTTGCTGCTGTTCGCCGAGCACCAGCGCGATGACGGGATGATCCCGTACAAGGTGACCGCTGACGGCGCCGGCTTCAGCCAGATCCAGATCGTCACGCCGCTCGCCAGGGTCGTGTGGCGTCATTTCGCGTCGACGGGCGATCGTGAGCTGCTGCAGACGATGTACCCGGTGATGGTCCGCTACGACTCATGGCTCGCGCGCTACCGCGACTCCAGGGGGACGGGCGCCGTGGAGGCGTTCTGCACCTTCGACACCGGGCACGACCTCTCTCCCCGGTTCTGGTTCGCCCCTGATCGCGCATTCCGCGCAGACGCCCGCGAGTACGATCCCGCCGCATCGGGTATCCCGTATGCGGCGCCCGACCTCACGGCGAACGTCGCGTGCCAGCGCACCTATCTCGGACTCATCGCAGAGGAGCTGGGCGAGGACGGTCAGGCATGGCGGGACGCCGCACAGGCGTCGCTCGAGGCGCTGCACGAGCAGTGCTTCCACGAGGATGACGGCTTCTACTACGACAGGGACCGCTCGGGTCGGCACGTGCGCATCCAGACCGATGTGCTCGCACGGGTCCTGGCGTGCGAGGTGGGCGACGAGTCGTTCTTCGCCGCCAGCCTGCGCCGCTACCTGATGAACACCGGCAAGTTCCTCGCGCACTACGGCTTCACGACCGTGGCGATGGACGACCCGAGGTTCGACCATGACTCCTCGCGCAATTCCTGGGGCGGCCCGGTGAACTTCCTCGCACAGCTGCGCGCCCCGGACGCCTTCGAACGCCATGGTCACGTCGCCGAGCTCGCTCTGACGTCATCGCCGGTGCTCGCCGCTCTCGCCGTGGCCGATCGCTTTCCCCAGTGCCTCGATCCGTGGTCCGGCGCTGCGGGCTACACCGAGGTGTACTCCCCGTCGATCCTGTGGTTCCTCGACGCGGTGGAACGCCACAGCGGAGTGCTCGTACGACCGGACGGAGAGATCTGGTTCTCCGGTTTGGCGCCGACGAGGCTCGACCACGGCGCGGCTGCCGAAGCGGTGGGATACGCGAGGACCGTGCACGGCGTCGAGTGGGAGCTGGTGGCCGACGACGATCTCGTCGAGGTGTTCCGCGACGGTGCGCCCGCGTTTTCGTTCCCCCGCGGGTGGCGCGTGGTGACCGACGAAGGGGGAGACGTGCGCGCGGTCATCGGGCTCACGGCGCAACCCGTGGCGGGCGAGCTGAGCCTGCCGAGCGGGACGATCGCTCTGAGCGTCGCACCGAACGAGCGCGTCGCTTTCGCCGGGGGAGTCCCATCGGAGCGCGTCGAGGTCGAGTTCGTCGGTCCCGTCTTCGCCTGA
- a CDS encoding glycoside hydrolase family 43 protein, which translates to MRLDDIQIRDPFVLTVPGEERSWLFGSTDANIWSGAATGFDTYWTTDFDEWHGPLPAFRPAEDFWSHTQYWAPEVHAYRGAYYMFATFTAEGRRRGTQVLRSSRPEGPYEPWSDGPLTPHDWECLDGTLYVEDGAAHLVFCHEWKDVGDGEIHAVRLSDDLRITVGEPVLLFRASDAPWARSIPRPEFDEVFVTDGPSMHRTTNGRLLMLWSSFGDSGYAMGVATSASGGVLGPWTQSADAIWPADGGHGMIFAAPDGQLFLTLHTPNRTPDERARFFPLEETAEGLRLQR; encoded by the coding sequence ATGCGCCTCGACGACATCCAGATCCGCGATCCCTTCGTCCTCACCGTCCCCGGCGAAGAGCGATCATGGCTGTTCGGCAGCACCGATGCGAACATCTGGAGCGGTGCCGCGACCGGATTCGACACCTACTGGACGACCGACTTCGACGAATGGCACGGGCCGCTGCCGGCGTTTCGCCCGGCGGAGGACTTCTGGTCGCATACGCAGTACTGGGCTCCGGAGGTGCACGCCTACCGCGGCGCGTATTACATGTTCGCGACGTTCACCGCCGAAGGCCGACGTCGCGGTACGCAGGTCCTGCGATCGTCGAGGCCCGAGGGCCCGTACGAGCCGTGGTCGGATGGCCCGCTGACGCCGCACGATTGGGAGTGCCTGGACGGCACGCTGTACGTCGAGGACGGCGCTGCCCACCTCGTCTTCTGCCACGAGTGGAAGGACGTCGGAGACGGCGAGATCCACGCCGTGAGGCTGAGCGACGACCTGCGCATCACCGTCGGCGAACCGGTGCTGCTGTTCCGTGCCTCCGACGCCCCTTGGGCGCGCTCGATACCGAGACCCGAGTTCGATGAGGTGTTCGTCACGGACGGCCCGTCGATGCATCGCACGACCAACGGGCGCCTCCTGATGCTGTGGTCGAGCTTCGGCGATTCCGGGTACGCGATGGGCGTCGCGACGTCGGCATCGGGTGGTGTCCTCGGACCGTGGACGCAGAGCGCGGACGCGATCTGGCCTGCCGACGGCGGACACGGCATGATCTTCGCGGCTCCCGACGGACAGCTGTTCCTCACGTTGCACACGCCGAACCGCACACCGGACGAGCGTGCGCGATTCTTCCCCCTCGAAGAGACGGCAGAAGGGCTGCGGCTGCAGCGCTGA
- a CDS encoding LacI family DNA-binding transcriptional regulator: MTAHRGSVTIADVARNAGVSPATVSRVMNGRFGGEPDVAERVREAARELAYAPSPLARSLALGRTHAIAFVVPDLANPAFQSVLAGLSKTAALDGYRVLVADSGETPSEEGPLSVEIRRRTDAIVLCAPRMPEEELAALAAQLHPLVLVNRSVPGIAAPSLAIDYRAGIAALAQHLYDLGHRSLAYVYGPERSASNAHRERGLDDFLREHPDVRIERVPAGAGSEDGRAAAPAVRDSGVTAALAFNDLVAIGLIGGLRALGVRVPDDLSVTGFDDIPLAQYVAPALTTASVSHSELGVLAWQRMRALMNGEQPGHNVVFQPRVETRDSTGAAPAVDED, translated from the coding sequence ATGACCGCGCACCGCGGGAGTGTCACGATCGCCGATGTGGCGCGGAATGCAGGCGTATCGCCCGCGACCGTGTCGAGGGTGATGAACGGGCGCTTCGGCGGCGAGCCGGATGTCGCCGAGCGTGTTCGCGAGGCGGCGCGCGAACTCGCATACGCGCCCAGCCCGCTGGCCCGCAGCCTGGCGCTGGGGCGCACACACGCGATCGCGTTCGTCGTGCCTGACCTCGCGAACCCGGCTTTCCAGTCTGTGCTCGCCGGACTCAGCAAGACAGCCGCGCTTGACGGCTATCGCGTTCTCGTCGCCGACTCGGGGGAGACCCCCTCCGAGGAGGGGCCGTTGTCGGTCGAGATCCGTCGTCGAACGGACGCGATCGTGCTGTGCGCGCCGCGCATGCCGGAGGAAGAGCTCGCCGCGCTCGCCGCGCAACTTCACCCCCTGGTACTCGTCAATCGCAGCGTGCCGGGGATCGCGGCGCCATCGCTGGCGATCGACTATCGTGCGGGGATCGCCGCGCTCGCGCAGCATCTGTACGATCTGGGGCATCGTTCCCTGGCCTATGTGTACGGTCCGGAGCGCAGCGCCTCGAATGCCCACCGTGAGCGCGGACTCGATGATTTCCTCCGAGAGCACCCGGATGTGCGGATAGAGCGCGTCCCCGCCGGTGCCGGTTCGGAGGACGGCAGGGCGGCGGCGCCGGCTGTGCGCGACAGCGGCGTCACTGCGGCGCTCGCATTCAACGATCTCGTCGCCATCGGGCTGATCGGAGGGTTGCGGGCGCTGGGGGTGCGCGTGCCGGACGACCTCTCGGTGACGGGTTTCGACGACATCCCGCTGGCGCAGTACGTCGCGCCGGCGCTGACGACGGCATCGGTGTCGCATTCCGAGCTCGGCGTGCTGGCGTGGCAGCGGATGCGCGCGCTCATGAACGGCGAACAGCCGGGTCACAACGTGGTGTTCCAGCCACGGGTCGAGACGCGCGATTCCACCGGTGCCGCGCCAGCCGTCGACGAAGACTGA
- a CDS encoding ABC transporter substrate-binding protein has protein sequence MTRNLRSRAAIGSIAVATALVLTSCSGGSQAGGGEFDPDEEIELEMSWWGDDARATMFAEVIDLFEAEYPNITVVETPVGAPDDLFNRLATDFAGGGDTAPDVFALGGAKPQEYGELGALLDLSTVSEQVDYSNYPDFSLTNAQVDDTLYGLPTGGNATAAFVNVDIFEQAGVEVPSEGWDWDDLIEAANAIGSAGLTNAAGQQIYGLDLRIGDIIGTYSGQVSELGMYDWEGALDVTAEDITGWYEIEQQLADGGGLPDPSVVTANWQLPPDQQPFTLGQAAVTFGYSNLMGAYATAGENVQMMLPPTSTETSGVALLPSAFWAINAATPHPEAAALLVDWFLNEPAAAELILDTRGVPFNPDTLAVVAPLLSEPGQVAADYVDVVLEEGVVAPPQPAGGAIMNELSQRMESDVLFGKATPEQAGQQWVDELGVALQ, from the coding sequence ATGACGCGTAACCTACGCTCCCGCGCGGCCATCGGCTCGATCGCCGTCGCCACAGCGCTCGTACTCACCAGCTGCTCTGGCGGCTCTCAGGCCGGCGGCGGCGAATTCGACCCCGATGAGGAGATCGAACTCGAGATGTCCTGGTGGGGCGACGACGCCCGCGCCACCATGTTCGCCGAGGTCATCGATCTGTTCGAGGCCGAGTATCCCAACATCACGGTCGTGGAGACCCCCGTCGGCGCCCCCGATGACCTGTTCAACCGCCTCGCGACGGACTTCGCCGGCGGTGGGGACACGGCACCGGATGTCTTCGCCCTCGGCGGAGCCAAGCCGCAGGAGTACGGCGAACTCGGTGCTCTGCTCGACCTGTCGACAGTGAGCGAACAGGTGGACTACAGCAACTACCCCGACTTCTCGCTGACCAACGCCCAGGTCGACGACACCCTGTACGGGCTGCCGACCGGCGGCAACGCCACCGCGGCGTTCGTGAACGTCGACATCTTCGAGCAGGCCGGAGTAGAGGTGCCGAGCGAAGGCTGGGACTGGGACGATCTGATCGAGGCCGCCAACGCGATCGGCAGCGCAGGGCTCACCAATGCGGCGGGCCAGCAGATCTACGGCCTCGATCTGCGCATCGGCGACATCATCGGCACGTACTCCGGCCAGGTCAGCGAACTCGGCATGTACGACTGGGAGGGTGCTCTCGATGTCACCGCGGAGGACATCACCGGCTGGTACGAGATCGAGCAGCAGCTCGCCGATGGCGGTGGCCTGCCCGACCCGTCCGTGGTCACGGCAAACTGGCAGCTTCCGCCTGACCAGCAGCCGTTCACGCTCGGCCAGGCCGCCGTCACGTTCGGCTACAGCAACCTCATGGGCGCGTACGCCACGGCGGGCGAGAACGTGCAGATGATGCTGCCGCCCACATCGACGGAGACCTCGGGCGTCGCGCTGCTCCCGTCGGCGTTCTGGGCCATCAACGCGGCGACACCTCACCCCGAGGCTGCTGCACTGCTGGTCGACTGGTTCCTGAACGAGCCGGCTGCGGCGGAGCTCATTCTCGACACACGCGGTGTGCCGTTCAACCCCGACACGCTCGCCGTCGTCGCGCCGCTGCTGAGCGAGCCGGGACAGGTCGCGGCCGACTACGTCGACGTCGTGCTCGAGGAGGGCGTCGTCGCACCTCCGCAGCCCGCAGGCGGTGCGATCATGAATGAATTGTCGCAGCGGATGGAATCCGACGTGCTGTTCGGCAAGGCCACGCCCGAGCAAGCAGGGCAGCAGTGGGTGGACGAGCTCGGAGTGGCTCTGCAGTAA
- a CDS encoding Gfo/Idh/MocA family protein: protein MTRRRYALIGTGSRAQMYLEAIASTHADVAQLVAWSDTNPGRAQWSLDRHPALGSPAWFAPDDLADAVRTHRIDRVIITSPDFTHADHIVTALDAGADVVVEKPLTTDEEGVRRIAEAVERTGRDVTITFNYRYSPRNTELKRVIAAGEIGEVTGIHFEWVLDTAHGADYFRRWHRIKEKSGGLLIHKSSHHFDLVNWWTADVPARVFASGGLRFYGAQNAAKRGLAARPERGTTDSPLRDAFSLDLRTDATWKGLYLDQEQHDGYLRDRDVFDEGITIEDNLSLVVDYAGGASMSYSLNAHSPWEGYTVAINGTLGRAELTVVERGTVLVDEDGRTVVDPSARPDLVADDATRPVSERLVVQRHFQPAREVPIPEGIGGHGGGDAVLLRDVFVGAQPDPLGRTADWGDGVRSMVVGLAGNRSLADDRAVRIDELDLGPAGAALAGFAQ, encoded by the coding sequence ATGACCCGCCGCCGCTACGCCCTCATCGGAACAGGCTCCCGCGCCCAGATGTACCTCGAGGCGATCGCATCCACGCACGCCGACGTGGCTCAGCTCGTCGCCTGGTCCGACACCAACCCCGGCCGAGCGCAGTGGTCATTGGACCGCCACCCCGCTCTCGGCTCGCCGGCGTGGTTCGCGCCCGATGACCTCGCCGACGCCGTGCGCACGCACCGCATCGACAGGGTAATCATCACCTCCCCTGACTTCACGCACGCCGACCACATCGTCACGGCTCTGGATGCCGGAGCGGATGTCGTCGTCGAGAAGCCGTTGACGACCGACGAAGAGGGCGTGCGACGCATCGCAGAGGCGGTGGAGCGCACCGGACGCGATGTCACCATCACCTTCAACTACCGATACTCGCCGCGCAACACAGAGCTCAAGCGCGTCATCGCCGCCGGCGAGATCGGTGAGGTCACCGGCATCCACTTCGAATGGGTGCTCGACACCGCGCATGGAGCCGATTACTTCCGTCGCTGGCACCGCATCAAGGAGAAGTCGGGCGGACTGCTCATCCACAAGTCGAGCCATCACTTCGACCTCGTCAACTGGTGGACGGCCGATGTGCCCGCCCGCGTGTTCGCGTCGGGAGGACTGCGCTTCTACGGCGCGCAGAACGCCGCGAAGCGCGGACTCGCCGCCCGGCCCGAACGCGGCACGACGGATTCTCCCCTCCGGGACGCGTTCAGTCTCGATCTGCGCACGGATGCGACCTGGAAGGGCCTCTACCTCGACCAGGAGCAGCACGACGGGTACCTGCGCGATCGTGACGTGTTCGATGAGGGCATCACGATCGAGGACAACCTGTCGCTCGTGGTGGACTACGCCGGAGGCGCCTCCATGTCGTACTCGCTCAACGCGCACTCCCCGTGGGAGGGCTACACCGTCGCGATCAACGGTACGCTCGGCCGGGCCGAGCTGACGGTCGTCGAACGCGGAACAGTGCTCGTGGACGAAGACGGCCGCACGGTGGTCGATCCCAGCGCACGGCCCGATCTCGTCGCGGACGACGCCACCCGCCCGGTCTCGGAGCGTCTCGTCGTGCAGCGGCACTTCCAACCTGCGCGTGAAGTTCCGATCCCTGAGGGGATCGGCGGACACGGTGGTGGCGACGCCGTGCTGCTGCGCGACGTCTTCGTCGGCGCGCAGCCCGATCCGCTCGGGCGCACGGCGGACTGGGGCGACGGGGTACGCAGCATGGTGGTCGGACTCGCCGGCAACCGCTCGCTCGCCGACGATCGCGCGGTGCGCATCGATGAACTCGATCTCGGTCCGGCCGGCGCCGCTCTCGCCGGCTTCGCGCAGTGA